One Vicinamibacterales bacterium genomic window, CCTCCAGGACTACTACGACGACGGGAGTGGTCGGACGCCGCGGTATTACCAGGCGAGCGCAGTCAATGCCGCCACCGAGGCAATCGCCAAGGGTCAGAACCGGCTGCTGCTGGTCATGGCGACCGGTACGGGCAAGACCTATCCTCGGACGGCGAGATCTTCCGTTTCCGCTGCCGCCGCTGGCCGAACAGGTAGACAACCTGCACCCGGCTTGAAACAACACCGGTGGCGAGCGAGACGGGCAGGAGCCAACTTCTCGATGCGCTGATTCAAGAGACTATTGGAGACGCGCCCAATCCTTCCCACGCTCTCTAGAGAGCTTGGCTACTTAGATTGCCGCTCGGTCGGGTCCGGACCGAGTCCCCATAAATCGCCGTCGGTTCCCGAGCGACCCAAGGCCCGAACCACTCCTCCGCCTCGTACGCGTTGTGCGCCCGGCACCGCAGCTGGAGATTCCCGACCGACGCGACACCGCCGTCCGCGTGCGGAAACACGTGGTGCACCTCCAGAAACCCGCGCTCCGAACAGCGGCCAGCGTCGCCGACGAACGCGCACTGACCCCCGTCGCGAGCCCACACTGCCCTCCTCACCGCGGCGGGAATATGGCGCGAGTTCGAGGCCGTCGGCGGAGCGGTCCTGTGTGGCCGCCTGACGGCCGCCAGCTTCTTGCGTTCGAGGTCCTCCACGAGGACGGCCAGCGCCCGCTCGATGACTAGGGCCGGATCGCCGTTCGGGACGACGTGACGCAACAGCTCCTGGGCGCGGCGGAGGTGATCGTGCGCCTCGCGGGAGATCGTCACCTGCACTTTGTAGCGTTCAGGCGCCAGCGGCTTGAGGACGGCAGGTTTCCGAGGCAGCGAATCGGGGCGCAGCGCCTCACCCGGTCCGCCGTCCGCAGCCCTCGTCGCGATCGCTTCGACTGGACGCTCGTTGCTCGGCTCGGGCCCCGTCTGTCGACTGGCGAGCGGCATCGCGGCGGGAGCTGGCGGCTGCTGCGGCAGCTTCCGCACAGACGCCGCCACGTCGGGCAGCGGGTGGATCGCCGCAACGAGGCGCTCGACGTCGCGCTTGCTCTTCCGCCTGGCGCTCTCCAGCAACGCGATTTGGTTTTCTGCGGTGAGATGCGGTGCGAGCAGACCGACGGACGTCAGCGTAAGAGATCCTTCGGTCAGCAGCTCGAGAATCCTCGGGAACCGCCTCGCCGCCCGCGCGGCTTCGATTCGGCCATACGCGGCGTGCTCCGACAAGTGCAGGACCTGAGTGCAGTAGGTGAACAGCGACGAGCAACCCTGAGCCAGATACAGGCGCCGCGCGTCCAGCTCCATCAGCGCGTGAATGACATCAACCGTGGCGCGCCGTTCGCACGCCGCGAGCCGCCGGACTTCCGCGAGCAGTTCGGCATCGGTGAGCGACTCGATTGCGGAGCGAGCGTCGCTGGGCGTCATGCTCCTCTATACCATCGTCACTTTTCGACCTCCGAGCATGGCGCCGCTGCGACACAACGAGCCCAGGCCTCGACCACACTCGACGTCGATGAGTGCGTTGCCTGTGGCGAACGCAAGGAGGTGCAGGACCCGATCTGAGAAGGCGCCGCGACTGTATCGCGTCGGCGCGAAATTTCGTGTCAAGAAGAATCGTCACGGACTAGCAGAAATCTGAACTCGGTCCGGACCGAGTCGTGCTGGCACGAGCCTCGTGCCACTGCGCGCGCGCACCGTGACCTGTTCCGTCACTCCGCTGCAGTAGCCTCGGGCGAAGCACTGAAGGAGGTCACGAGTGGAGTTTTGGCTGGCCCCCAATATTGGAAGCACCGACGCTTTGAGGCTTTTCGGAGGATCACCGGCCTGGCCTCACGCACGAGAGCTACCAGGCATGTCACCCCGCTGGCGTCACGATGGCGCGCCCCTCCAGCCGCTCGCGGTCCAATCCGTCCGGATAGGTGATCATCAGGTTGTAGCGCTCGATGTCGCGATTGAATGCGTCCACGTCCTCGTTGTGCTGCCGGACGCGCCGGTTGAAGTCCCAGATCCGATCCTGCAGCGCCTCGCGCGTCATCGACGGCGCCTCGGCGTCGAGGCGCGACTGCAGCTGCCGCAGCTCGTGCAGCTCGCCCGCCAGGCGGCGGGTCGTCCGCTCGAGCGCCGTCTTCAGCTCCGCCTTCTCTTCGTCGGTGGCGACGACGCCGACGAACGCGCCGCGCTCGGCCAGCGAACGCAGGCGGGCCTGGAACTCCGGCCCGTGGGCGCCGGACGTCTCGCGCAGCGAGACATGGACCATCTCGTGGCACAGCACGGCGCGCAGCTGCCGCGGCTCCCGCGCCAGCGCGGGGTGCAGCAGGATGACCTTGCCGTTGGTCAACCCCTCCAGCCGGAAGTTCTCCGCGATCATCGGCCCGATAGCGTCGAGACCTTCCTCCCAGCGGATCCGCACCGGCGGCAGGCGGTTGTCGAAATACTGCGCGTTCACG contains:
- a CDS encoding SprT-like domain-containing protein; protein product: MNRNFSVCAAVVTALSTCLACGGSPRAEPRRRVVAADQVRMDDLMRQNETRASEPDLADAYAIVNAQYFDNRLPPVRIRWEEGLDAIGPMIAENFRLEGLTNGKVILLHPALAREPRQLRAVLCHEMVHVSLRETSGAHGPEFQARLRSLAERGAFVGVVATDEEKAELKTALERTTRRLAGELHELRQLQSRLDAEAPSMTREALQDRIWDFNRRVRQHNEDVDAFNRDIERYNLMITYPDGLDRERLEGRAIVTPAG
- a CDS encoding HNH endonuclease signature motif containing protein produces the protein MELDARRLYLAQGCSSLFTYCTQVLHLSEHAAYGRIEAARAARRFPRILELLTEGSLTLTSVGLLAPHLTAENQIALLESARRKSKRDVERLVAAIHPLPDVAASVRKLPQQPPAPAAMPLASRQTGPEPSNERPVEAIATRAADGGPGEALRPDSLPRKPAVLKPLAPERYKVQVTISREAHDHLRRAQELLRHVVPNGDPALVIERALAVLVEDLERKKLAAVRRPHRTAPPTASNSRHIPAAVRRAVWARDGGQCAFVGDAGRCSERGFLEVHHVFPHADGGVASVGNLQLRCRAHNAYEAEEWFGPWVAREPTAIYGDSVRTRPSGNLSSQAL
- a CDS encoding DEAD/DEAH box helicase family protein, giving the protein LQDYYDDGSGRTPRYYQASAVNAATEAIAKGQNRLLLVMATGTGKTYPRTARSSVSAAAAGRTGRQPAPGLKQHRWRARRAGANFSMR